The DNA region AGCAGATGCGGCATTGAAGGTCTCGTATTCAAGCTCGCCGATACCGCCGCCATCAACGGTGTAGGCGTAGTCAGCCCCGAACCTTTTAAGGTCGAAATTATCGGTACCTGCGCCTATCTCCTCATCGGGGGTGAAAGCTATGGCTATATCGCCGTGCTTGATGCTGTCATCGGTAAGCAGGCGGTGAGCCATTGTCATTATCTCGGCGACACCTGCCTTGTCATCTGCACCAAGCAGGGTCGTTCCATCGGTGACTATCAGCGACTGACCGATATAGTCTTTAATTTCGGGGAATACCGATGTTTTAAGGACTATCCCCTGTTCGACGTTGAGTGTGATATCCCCACCGTCATAGTTTTCGATGATACGGGGCTTTACGTTCTCCCCCGATGCTTCGGGTGAAGTATCCATATGCGAAATAAATCCAAGAGTATACGAACGCATACCACCGTCATTCGCAGGTATACGAGCGTATACGTAGCAATACGACTCATCGAGGTACACATCTTCCGCTCCCATATCGGTGAGTTCCTTGTACAGCAGTCTTGCCAGTTCGAACTGTTTTGCAGTGCTGGGCTGTGTCTGCGCATCCTCATCGGACTGCGTATCTATCTTTACGTATCTTAAAAATCTTTCTATAACTTCTGTCATATCTATCCTCCATTATTTAACCAACGAACCGCGGTGCAAATGTAAGCTTGCTAAACTGCCAAAGAGGAAATTTTTCGCCCCTCAGCTGCGACTGCGTCGGCAGCGACCTCGGGTCGAGCCGTCAAAGACGCTTACGCTGTTTGACGGCGGGCGCGGCAATAATTTACGCGGATAGTTTGAGCGTGGACGGTCGTTTGTCCACGCTCTGGATGTCTTTATTACCGCGCCTATTTTTGAGGTCGATAGTTTGTTTTACTCTTACAGTTCGCTTTGAATTTTGGTTTTACGCCTTGGTGATTGAGGGCTCTGCCCTCAAACTCCCGCAAGCCTTTCGCGAAAGGCTTGAGCCAAAGCTCACCTCTTTGGCTGGTTACGGTTGGTTGTTACTTATCTCCAAATGATACTCCCAGTGCTTTGGCGTATTTTACCATCTGGTCGTCCTCGGGGACGAACTTTGTTTTGCCTGCAACGTCTTCAAGCTTATTCTCGGATACTACTTCCTTTATCATAGCTACTGCGTAGCCGTACTTTTCCTTAGCTACGAGTTCAGCCGCGTGTACGCCGAACTTTGTTGCGAGAACTCTGTCGTAAGCCGATGGGCTTCCGCCGCGGAGCATATGACCGGGTATGCACACTCTGGTCTCTCTGCCTGTCATCTGCTCTATCTGCTTGGCTATACGTGCGGTGGCAGTGGTTATGCCCTGCTCAGCACGGAGCTTAGCTCTCTCCTTCTTCTTCATCTTGGCTTCTTCCTTATCGAAAGCGCCCTCTGCGACTGCCATAATGGAAAATCCCTTGGAATCACGGCGTTCACAGGCTGCGGCAAGCTTTTCAATATCGTAGGGTATCTCGGGGATAACTATCATATCAGCACCGCCTGCTATACCCGAATAAAGTGTCAGCCAGCCCGCCTTATTGCCCATTATCTCAGCAACAAGTATACGGCCGTGAGAGTTAGCTGTAGAATGCAGTCTGTCGATGACATCGGTAGCGGTATCAACTGCGGTGTGGAAACCGAAAGTTACGCTGGTGCCCCAGATATCGTTATCTATTGTCTTTGGCAGACCGATAACGTTAAGTCCTTCGCTTGACAGCAGATTGGCGGTCTTGTGAGTGCCGTTTCCGCCCAGTGTCAGCAGACAATCCAGCTTCTGCTTTTTGTAGGTGGCTTTCATCGCCTTGACCTTATCGACCTTATCTTCTTCGATGACCTGCATCATCTTGAAAGGTGTTCTCTTTGTACCGAAGATAGTACCGCCTGTGGTCAGTATGCCCGAAAAATCCGACTGGTTCATCTCCTTGCAAAGACCATTTATCAGACCGAAATAACCATCATGTATACCGATTATCTCAACGTCCTCGCCGAACTTTTCATAACAAGCCTTGGCAACGCCTCTGATAGTTGCGTTAAGTCCGGGGCAGTCGCCGCCGCTTGTGAGTATACCAATCCTTCTCTTCATATCCGATCAAATCCTTTCTGTTATCATCGTCAGTATTTATCGTCAAGATCGTCTAAAAATGCCTGGTCGTCATCGTCAAGATCCATACCTGTCAGCTGCATAACTCTGTTTTTGAGTATCGAGGAATTTTCCTCGGGAACAGCATAATCATATTTTGAAACACCGTCGGTTGGAGTTGTTTCTTCACTCAGCTTGAACCTGGCGATCATGTTCTTGAGTATCAGCGACTGACTTGAAAGCTCCTCACTGGCTGATGCAGTACCAACGGAAGCCGAGGTATTTGCGGAAACGACGGTGGATATCTGTCCGAGACCTGTGTTTATCTGGGCGATAGCCTCTGTCTGGGCTTCCGATGCTTCGGAGATGTTCTTTACAAGTGTCTGTATCTCTTCCGAGCCTTCAACTATACTGCCGAGGGATTCCGCGGTCTTTTCAGCGATCTGCGAACCCTTCTGTACCGCCGCAGAGGAATTTTCGATAAGTGAAGCAGTCTGCTTAGCGGCTTCTGCGGAACGTGATGCAAGACGTCTTACTTCGTCTGCTACCACACCGAAGCCCTTTGAACCCTCACGGGCAGCCTCAACCGCCGCATTAAGCGCGAGTATATTTGTCTGGAAAGCTATCTCGTCGATGACCTTGATTATCTTGGATATCTGTTCGGAAGAAATCCTTATCTCGTTGATAGCGCTGAGCATATTGGTCATATCGTCATTGCATGAGCCGATAGCTTCTGCATTTCTGGTAACGATGGTATCTGCGTTCTTAGCGTCGTTTGCGTTCTGCTCGACCTGCTTTGAAACATCTTTCAGAGTAACTGAAAGCTCTTCTATCGCAGATGCCTGCTGGGTCGAACCCTGTGATACGGACTGTGCGGAGTTTGATACCTGAACAGCACCCGTATTTACCTGCTCTGCCGCAGTATTTATAGATGCAAAGGTATCAGAAAGGGAATTAAGGATATCATTGAAAGTGGTCTTTATCTGCTGGAAATCCCCCTTGAAAGTACCCTCCATGCGGTGGCAGAGGTTGCCGTCGGATATCTGGTTGAGGGCTACGGTTATCAGGTTGATATACTGTCTCAGACATACTATCGTTTCTTCAAGGGAGCTTGTCAGCACGCCCAGCTCGTCCTTTGAGTACCAAACGTCAACAGGGGCGGAAAGATTGCCCTGTGCAAGTTCGCGTATACGAGCGGTGGCGGATACTATCGGTTTTGAAAGACGTCTGGAGAAGAACATTGAAGAGAATACCGTCAGCAGCAGGAGAATAATGCCGCATATAACGATAGTCCTGAACATACCCGAAGAACCGCCGATGAAATCACCCGGGGTCAGGGCGTAGATCATTGTCGAATCAAAGTAAGCAGAATCACAGGTGCCGAAGACATAGTCCTTGCCGTCGAGCTTGAACTCGCCTGAGTCTTCAACGCCCGATGTAACGGACTTCATAGCTTTGGCAAAAGAGCTGTATTTCTCGTTATTGCTCTCTTCCTTAATGGGGTTGAAACGCTTCAGAGCAAGCGACTTATCGGTATGCATCAGGATATTTCCTTCATTATCCGCAAGACATACAAAGCCTTCGTGACCGATATCCGAAGCTGAGAAAATATCATACAGCGAAGAGGTATCTATAACAGTAGCTGCAACGATATATTTATTATCCCTGAAAGCAGACTGGAGAATATAGAAGTACTGCTGCTTGCCGTTGCTGCTGTCAACAACACAGAGATCACTTATGAATGTCTCGTTTGAAGACACAGACTCTGCGACCTCTTCCCTCTTTATCATATCGGTCAGTCTCGAATTTGTGGAAAACAAAGTCTGACCCTCAGAGCCCATTATAGCACAGGTGATCTTGTCCCTGACATTTTCGGGGAAACCGCTCTTCATCACTTCGACCATTTCAGCTTCACCTGCAGCACTGCTGAAATCTGATGATTTAACAGACCTGGACATATCTGTTATGTACTGCTGAACTGAGCTGTCAAAGTTCTTAACGCCCTGTACAGAAAGGGGTTTTGCAGAACTCATCACGGAATCCTTGGTGGTCTTGCTGATAGCGGTTATCGAAACAGCATCGAGAACGGATATGATTATCAATGCAACAACAAACATTATCAGCATCAATTTTGTACTGATCGTCTTCATATCTGGATCCTCCCGTTAAATAATTTATCAAAATGCTTAATTTACCATTTCAACATATTTAAAGTATATCATATTTGCACAATTTTTTCAACCCTATATTCTGCATTTTTTGAATTTTTTTTGCTGATACCGCATATATACTAAAAAACGCTGTAATTATATAACAGTTGACATGGAGGAGATAAAATGTTCAAAACGATAAAGCTGAATAAATTGCTTCTTGCTATACTTCTGCCTGCGGTGATTGCGATAGGAGCAGGAATGACCAGCACCTTTGCCGCACAGGAGGATAAGCCCGAAAAGCCGCGAAAAGAGGGAGTTCCCGTGCCTATAATAATGTATCACAGCATAACCCTTGATGATGACTGTCTGAGTGAGTATGTGGTGAGTCTTGACCAGATAGAAAGTGACATAGAGTATCTCAAGGAAAAAGACTTTACACCTGTTTTCGTCAACGATCTGATAAGGTATGTAAACTACGGTGGCGAGCTTCCTGACAAGCCAATTATCTTGACATTCGATGACGGCTTTTACAACAACCGCGAGTACCTTTACGGTCTGCTGAAAAAGGAGGATTTCAAGGCGACCATATCCGTGGTGGGTGATTACACGATAAACGCATCGGAGAGCGGTGAAAAGCAGTCGGCACTGTATTCCTATCTCAGCTGGAAGGACATAGCCGAAATGCGCGAAAGCGGCAGATACGAATTCTGCGACCACAGCTGTTCCATGCACTCTCTTGGTGAACGGCGTGGAGTACTCAAAAAAGAAGGCGAATCCGATGATGAATACCGCCATGCCCTTATTAGTGATATAGACGGTCTGCAAATGCTGTTTGAAACAAACTGCGGTTTCCGCCCGAATGTATTCACCTACCCCTACGGATTTTACTGCGATGAAGCCGAGGATACTGTAAAAGCACTGGGCTTTGAAGCAACTCTCGGTGTCGAGGAAAAACCGAATTACATAGTAAAGAACGACAGCGAATGTCTTTACGATCTGAATCGTTACAACCGTTCAGGTCTGACGGATACGATATCATTTATGGATAATATGCTGAAAGACTTTGAAAACAGTTGACCGCGGCGCTTTGATGGTGTATAATAGACGTGAAAATATTTCCGCAAAGGAGAAAGTAAAATGAAAATATCAACATTCGGTACAGCACTGGCTGCCGCAGCATTGTTTCAGCTGACAGCTTATGCCGATACCACCGATACAATAACCGTCAGCGGTACACCCGCAGTGGGCGAAACTTTCACCGTTAACATAAGGATAGAATCCGACAGCGATATAGGCTATCTCAATTCGTCACTGGAATACGATGACAGTGTTATAGAATTTACAGGCGGTGATGCATGGGGCGGCGGAGGACTTATCACAATAAACAGCTTCCCAGGTGAGGACAGCGGTGTTCTTGACTGTGCGCTGACTTTCACCGCTGTGGGTGAGGGCGACAGCAATATCACGCTTACCAACGGATACGTGTTCTCCATTGACGGCACTGTACTTGAACAGCCTGATTCAAATGCAAGCGTTCATGTTGCGGCGGCAAACGAAGATGTACAGGATGATGAATCTGAAATACAGGACGATTCGAGCGCATACGAAAACATACCAAATGATACCACCGTATCCGAAGCCCCCGAAGAGAATGTCACAGAAGAACCTCAGTATCAACAGCCCGTAGTACAGGGCTACCTCATCGGACTTACCTGCACCGCAGGTGAACTATCCCCCGAGTTTACATACGATAATTTTGAGTACACCGTCAACGCAGACAGTTCATGCGAAACAGCCGACCTCAACACAACAGCGGCAGCTTTTTCAGACACGGTCACCATATCGGGCGGCGGAGAACTTGACTACGGTGAGAATATCCTCACAGCCACAGTCACTGCCGAGGACGGTACAGTAAATGTATACACGGTAAAGGTCATTCGCGCAGAAGATGACGGAGCGAAAAAATCCGATAAAAAAAGCTCTTCAAAAAAAGAGTCCACCGAGGACAAATACAAAAGGCTTCTCAATCCCGCCCTTGCGATAATCCTTGTTACTTTGATAGTTGCGCTGTTCATAGTTATCAACTGGACGATGAAGCTTGGAAAGAAGAAAAAGAAGTAGCGAAACAAGGGACCTGCCACTCAATAATATAAGCCATAGTACTCCGAACGAAAATCAGGAATA from Ruminococcus albus AD2013 includes:
- a CDS encoding methyl-accepting chemotaxis protein, which gives rise to MKTISTKLMLIMFVVALIIISVLDAVSITAISKTTKDSVMSSAKPLSVQGVKNFDSSVQQYITDMSRSVKSSDFSSAAGEAEMVEVMKSGFPENVRDKITCAIMGSEGQTLFSTNSRLTDMIKREEVAESVSSNETFISDLCVVDSSNGKQQYFYILQSAFRDNKYIVAATVIDTSSLYDIFSASDIGHEGFVCLADNEGNILMHTDKSLALKRFNPIKEESNNEKYSSFAKAMKSVTSGVEDSGEFKLDGKDYVFGTCDSAYFDSTMIYALTPGDFIGGSSGMFRTIVICGIILLLLTVFSSMFFSRRLSKPIVSATARIRELAQGNLSAPVDVWYSKDELGVLTSSLEETIVCLRQYINLITVALNQISDGNLCHRMEGTFKGDFQQIKTTFNDILNSLSDTFASINTAAEQVNTGAVQVSNSAQSVSQGSTQQASAIEELSVTLKDVSKQVEQNANDAKNADTIVTRNAEAIGSCNDDMTNMLSAINEIRISSEQISKIIKVIDEIAFQTNILALNAAVEAAREGSKGFGVVADEVRRLASRSAEAAKQTASLIENSSAAVQKGSQIAEKTAESLGSIVEGSEEIQTLVKNISEASEAQTEAIAQINTGLGQISTVVSANTSASVGTASASEELSSQSLILKNMIARFKLSEETTPTDGVSKYDYAVPEENSSILKNRVMQLTGMDLDDDDQAFLDDLDDKY
- a CDS encoding 6-phosphofructokinase, with product MKRRIGILTSGGDCPGLNATIRGVAKACYEKFGEDVEIIGIHDGYFGLINGLCKEMNQSDFSGILTTGGTIFGTKRTPFKMMQVIEEDKVDKVKAMKATYKKQKLDCLLTLGGNGTHKTANLLSSEGLNVIGLPKTIDNDIWGTSVTFGFHTAVDTATDVIDRLHSTANSHGRILVAEIMGNKAGWLTLYSGIAGGADMIVIPEIPYDIEKLAAACERRDSKGFSIMAVAEGAFDKEEAKMKKKERAKLRAEQGITTATARIAKQIEQMTGRETRVCIPGHMLRGGSPSAYDRVLATKFGVHAAELVAKEKYGYAVAMIKEVVSENKLEDVAGKTKFVPEDDQMVKYAKALGVSFGDK
- the pepT gene encoding peptidase T, producing the protein MTEVIERFLRYVKIDTQSDEDAQTQPSTAKQFELARLLYKELTDMGAEDVYLDESYCYVYARIPANDGGMRSYTLGFISHMDTSPEASGENVKPRIIENYDGGDITLNVEQGIVLKTSVFPEIKDYIGQSLIVTDGTTLLGADDKAGVAEIMTMAHRLLTDDSIKHGDIAIAFTPDEEIGAGTDNFDLKRFGADYAYTVDGGGIGELEYETFNAASADITVKGVNVHTGEAKNKMINAARIAAEFDSLLPPEQKPEFTEGREGFFHLMNITGSTESASLSYLIRDHDRAKFEAKKALITKLADILNLRYGEGTVTAVVKDTYYNMREKIEPDFMFLVENVSDCMKKLGVEPKIQPIRGGTDGSSLSFKGLPCPNICTGGHNYHGRYEYCCVESMEKICELLVMLTETV
- a CDS encoding polysaccharide deacetylase family protein, with protein sequence MFKTIKLNKLLLAILLPAVIAIGAGMTSTFAAQEDKPEKPRKEGVPVPIIMYHSITLDDDCLSEYVVSLDQIESDIEYLKEKDFTPVFVNDLIRYVNYGGELPDKPIILTFDDGFYNNREYLYGLLKKEDFKATISVVGDYTINASESGEKQSALYSYLSWKDIAEMRESGRYEFCDHSCSMHSLGERRGVLKKEGESDDEYRHALISDIDGLQMLFETNCGFRPNVFTYPYGFYCDEAEDTVKALGFEATLGVEEKPNYIVKNDSECLYDLNRYNRSGLTDTISFMDNMLKDFENS
- a CDS encoding cadherin-like beta sandwich domain-containing protein; amino-acid sequence: MKISTFGTALAAAALFQLTAYADTTDTITVSGTPAVGETFTVNIRIESDSDIGYLNSSLEYDDSVIEFTGGDAWGGGGLITINSFPGEDSGVLDCALTFTAVGEGDSNITLTNGYVFSIDGTVLEQPDSNASVHVAAANEDVQDDESEIQDDSSAYENIPNDTTVSEAPEENVTEEPQYQQPVVQGYLIGLTCTAGELSPEFTYDNFEYTVNADSSCETADLNTTAAAFSDTVTISGGGELDYGENILTATVTAEDGTVNVYTVKVIRAEDDGAKKSDKKSSSKKESTEDKYKRLLNPALAIILVTLIVALFIVINWTMKLGKKKKK